In a genomic window of Curtobacterium sp. MCBD17_035:
- a CDS encoding phosphate ABC transporter substrate-binding protein PstS, whose product MNIKRIGSVAAIAIAGAIVLSSCAANEGSGSGSSASASSSASTGADLSSLSGTLNGIGSSAQGTAETTWISGFQSKASGVTVNYNPQGSGAGRSSFISGAADFAGSDAALADTELSGDFKECKTGTKGIDLPIYISPIAIAYKVDGVKNLTLDAETVAGIFKGTITKWNDPAIAKLNKSASLPSASINVIHRSDDSGTTQNFTEYLSANASDVWNAAPSQTYPYKVGDGAQGTSGVASAMGGASNSITYIDDSGAGSLSKAKLMVGGTATKISADGAAKVVADSDVVSGRAKNDLAIDINRKDTAKGAWPLVLVSYAIACQQYSDSSKADLVKAYLNYVASSDAQQAAAQQAGSAPLSSDLASKVQKAVATIK is encoded by the coding sequence GTGAACATCAAGCGAATCGGTTCGGTCGCGGCCATCGCGATCGCCGGCGCGATCGTGCTCTCCTCCTGCGCGGCGAACGAGGGCAGCGGCAGCGGCAGCTCCGCCAGCGCCTCGTCCTCCGCCTCGACGGGCGCGGACCTCTCCAGCCTCTCCGGCACCCTGAACGGCATCGGCTCGAGCGCGCAGGGGACCGCCGAGACGACCTGGATCTCGGGCTTCCAGTCGAAGGCGTCCGGCGTGACGGTCAACTACAACCCGCAGGGCTCCGGCGCGGGCCGCTCGAGCTTCATCTCGGGTGCCGCCGACTTCGCCGGCTCCGACGCAGCACTCGCCGACACCGAGCTGTCGGGCGACTTCAAGGAGTGCAAGACCGGCACCAAGGGCATCGACCTGCCGATCTACATCTCGCCGATCGCCATCGCCTACAAGGTCGACGGCGTCAAGAACCTCACGCTCGACGCCGAGACCGTCGCCGGCATCTTCAAGGGCACGATCACCAAGTGGAACGACCCGGCGATCGCCAAGCTCAACAAGAGCGCGTCGCTGCCGTCCGCCTCGATCAACGTGATCCACCGCTCGGACGACTCGGGCACGACGCAGAACTTCACCGAGTACCTCTCGGCGAACGCGTCGGACGTCTGGAACGCCGCCCCGAGCCAGACCTACCCGTACAAGGTCGGTGACGGCGCGCAGGGCACCTCGGGTGTCGCGAGCGCCATGGGTGGTGCGTCGAACTCGATCACCTACATCGACGACTCCGGCGCCGGCAGCCTCTCGAAGGCCAAGCTCATGGTCGGCGGCACCGCCACCAAGATCAGCGCCGACGGCGCCGCCAAGGTCGTCGCGGACTCCGACGTCGTGTCGGGCCGCGCGAAGAACGACCTGGCGATCGACATCAACCGCAAGGACACCGCGAAGGGCGCCTGGCCGCTCGTGCTCGTCTCGTACGCCATCGCGTGCCAGCAGTACAGCGACAGCAGCAAGGCCGACCTCGTCAAGGCGTACCTGAACTACGTCGCCTCGTCGGACGCCCAGCAGGCCGCCGCGCAGCAGGCCGGCTCTGCCCCGCTGTCCTCGGACCTCGCGAGCAAGGTCCAGAAGGCCGTCGCCACCATCAAGTGA